The Brassica napus cultivar Da-Ae chromosome C1, Da-Ae, whole genome shotgun sequence DNA segment cGCCGGTCTCCGAGTCTTCACGGTTGGATCTTCTCTTAGTTTTGCCTTTTGCTCTAAGCGTGCAAATTTTCAACACAATAGCTTCACTTTCAGACCTTAATCAATATTAAAATATCTGGAGGGGAGGCTTTATAAAAGAAAGTTCTATAGAGGCCAAAGAGCTTAAAAGTTTCTGTTATTAGATTCCAAAAAGGACATACATAATTGCAGTTGTTCAAAAGCTTTAACTCTGTACTAGAATAGTGACGGATCTTTCTTTTACTATCGTAGCTTCCCGGCGGAATGCAAATAAACTGAAACAGAGACGATCCTGCAAAGCGTTAACACAGCAATGCATTCAGCTATTATGTCCTTGACTACTTTTGATATTCAAAGTTGAGATGATTGTAATGGCAGAGGTAAATGTGGATCTGACTTACGTAGAACCCAAAAAGAAGGCAAGGGAAAGATGAAAGTTGAAGAGGAATACAGAGATAACCGCAGTTAGGAGCATCGCCACTGATGTCGAATAAACCTACATACAGATTGATAAAGTTAAACCATGTGTAAAAAAGTTACTGCTTAAGGGAATCTGATGGCGAATGAAAATTTACTACCTTAACAATGTTGTCTGCATATTTCATCACCATTGACACAGCAATGCCACTGCACAACAAACAagagaataatgtttttaatgtaTTAACCTCACATTCTGAAACTAGAGATAAGAGAAGAGTCTGGCCTCCTAAAGTAGGTTTTACCTGAGGGCATGGTTAAGAATCATGAGTACTGTGATAAATGAGTAACCATGGAAGAATCCCCTGAAAATTGGAAAACAATTTAGCCAGCAGAAAATAGTGAACTCTGACACTAAGACTATACATAAGTGGCATCTTCTTTAACTGTACATGAAGAATGAGGAAACTGGCTACTGACTATGGACTAATCTGTAGATCTGAATGGAGACGCAAGTAAACCATATGTACTAATATGTAGCTAATATGAAAGGACACAAACAAGAAGATGGGTTTTGGATTTTACTTATTTGCAACGGCATCGAAATCTTGGATCACTATGGCAACAGCATTGAAAGCCATCCCAAAGACATAGAGCCAGAAGTTCTGTACATTTATATTCCTTGAAGGTCTCTTTTTTATAATAGCCTGCCAAAAATGGAAAGCAACAGAGTGAACCACTactactacaaaaaaaaagggaattAAATCAGTATTAGCTTTTGAGTGAAAAGTCCTAGTAAGCTCACCTCTGTGTACACACCCGCGAAACCACTTAAAAGAGCCATAACCTAGAAACAAGGACAAAGAATCATATAAATTGGTGTGGACGTGGAAGAAGCTTCACAACTCTCTTAGTAGGTATCAGCATGCTAAGGTGGGTAACAACTTACAATTGCCATAATCCAGCCGGGAAGCGATGTCTGAAGTACACGATCAGAACTGCAAAAGCAGTATAGAATATGAGACTATGTAATACAACAAATCAGTAGAAGCTAGACATGAATCATATCAAACCGATGTTCATAGCAATCAACAAAATTTAAAGGGGAAAAGTGTCAAGAGACAAAATATACTTTGAATTCAACTGAGCAGTGGTGCAGCCGCAACATAATAGAATGAATCCTGCCCACTGAATCTCGCTCAACCTGTTAGAGAAGCTAGTAAGCGAACTGAATAAACAGAGTCTCTCTTCACATATGAAatcaagaagagaaaaaaaaatggaagggtttaaaaatatagaaaacttGTGCCTTTCCAGAACAAGTATTCACTGGAAGCTATCTATGAAATCCATTTGGAATGGGAAAGAGTTTAACTTCGTCATATGTTGTGCTTAACCTGATTCATAGAGACAGGGTTTGAGTATCAGTAAGGCCAAATCTGAATACGTGGTTCTAAGCTACCAAagtctttttataaaattacaGATGAAGAAACTATGAACTTAAAAGGAAATTAATTGAACATGATGCAAGTGGCAaagacataataataataagtataCCTGTTGTCGTCAGTAACACCATCGTTTCTCCAAATCCTTGTCAATGCAATAAGAGATAACGCACATTTCAAAGTCTCAACCTGACGTACaaagattttaaaacaacatcacttacatattacaaaaaaaaattgatactcTAGCAACTTTGTAATGTACAGTTGGCAACACTTGATATTGATTAATAATGTGATTTAACTCTGACCAAGAAGTTGGCGGTTGTCACTGTACTCATACTTGCCAGCTCGCTTGGACCAAACGATGAGTATGGATTGGGAACTCGTGAGGATAGTCAGTGCACATGTTACTACACCCCTGCCCCCCTCAACACTGTAAACTTTAgccaaccaacaaaaaaaaggtttaatgtttttttttttaaatgtagaaACTTACTTTCGTTTCCAGTTTGTGCGTTCGTTGGATCCAGTAGCCAGAGCAATGTTACTCGACGCAACTGCGGAATCAAAGTACCAATGAGCATAAGAGATAACTTGAGactgagaaaacaaaaaactcaCCGGTGTGAGACTTTCCCTTTAAACTCTCTATATCAGAAGCCACGTCATGATCGTCCTGAAGCTCATTACAAAACTGAGCATTAAAAGAGAGAGTCTAAAcgagataaataaaataacagaGTAGAAGCAACGAACCTCGTCTTTGATTTTGCGGTACTCCATTTGTTCAAAAGCTCACTCAGATCTCTCTGTGTGATGATCATTTccgccagaaaaaaaaaaaaaaaagtcgctAAGTTGAAGATGGGCTTTAATATTGATACTCTGTTTGTTGTTTATGTTGTTGGGCTTGGCTATTCTTAGGCCTATTTGGACAGATTTTTTTGCAATATTTTCTGAATAAACACAAATAAAAGACAACACAAAAAGACTTGTCTTTAACATGAGTCACACAAATGATATCTTCGGTACGGTTCGAGACGGACTGCTTGAACTTAATGAAAATAAGTACAAATCCGATGGATTGGCCATCCTTTGCGACAGAGATCGAGATATTCTAAAGGTTACAGAAGAACTTCGAGGATTTGAGTTTGTCTCATATTCTTTGGAGTCGGAATCAGACGTGTTAGCAAAGGATGCAAAGACCGGAGactatatttttttctccaTATAGATCAGATCTGAACAAATGGAGATGCTCCTCAGAGAATCGGATCGTCCGTTCTCCATTTAATCTAGTTTTGATGGgtacacaacaaaaaaaaacaaacatgagTCACACATATAAGCAAATGATTTTCAGTAAAACAAccttaaatttaaagttaaactGATTAAAATTGTATTTGGGATTGAGCTACGCAACCTAACCTAAGACTGATGTAGATATATCTATAATTCTATATTAACAAAAGATTTTCACACAAATCAATGGTGGTACAATTCCTAGTATTTATAGGAGTATTATTCATATAATAACCACACAAATCTAAcaataatacttttaaaattatttttattttttaaacaaaatatgcaTGTAATTGGCTGGGCAAAAAGAGTAAATGGATCCCacacagaaacaaaaaaaaaagcgtgGGAATAAAAACACAGCCTGTGTTAGAGCTGTGTGATCACTACTTCCCACCACCACTAGTCTCATTCTCTCTTGCTCCAAAACTTTCATCATCTCTctcattctttttctttctacACAAGTCAAAAAAAGCAATGAGCTCAATGATGGAAACTCTCCAGATTCGCAAACCCGCTTCTCTCCCCGTTTCTCAACGCCTTAGCccctcttcttcatccaaagaTGAGCACGGTGTTATACGCCGTCGTCTCTCTTCCCTCTCGCTCAACCTCTTAAACCAACCATCAGAGATCGCATCTCGATTCCCCAAGTCCAAATCCGTTTCGGATATGGGAAAGCAAGTGGGAAGCTCTGTGAAAGAGTGGTGGGAATGGGGCTGGTCATGGATCCTCTCGAGGAAACCTATCTTCATAAGAGATCTCGAGCTTAACAGAGAGGAGGCCAAAACAATAGGTTCTCAGAACAGAGGAAGCATAATGCACGTGTTCCTCAAGCTCCGCTCTCAGATCCGCAGTCTCATGGGCTCTTCTTCCGACACTCTTCCCAAATACAAGCGTCAACAATGATGATTGTCAAATTCAGACAGTCTCTAAGAATATATTGGTTTCTGTCGTGCATGAATCAGTTGAAGTATATTCAAATCGTATACAAAGCGACGATGTGtttttgaaagaaaagtttGATTTTGTATGTTGTTGCTATGATTAATCTGCctagatttttaattattattattaatttgatttgCTTTGTATGTTGTGCAgttgtatttttttgtatttaataaCCATGCAACTATATAGAAGTCTGTTATTTTGTTTCAGTTACTTTTTACGCGCCAATTCTT contains these protein-coding regions:
- the BNAA01G02080D gene encoding uncharacterized protein BNAA01G02080D — translated: MSSMMETLQIRKPASLPVSQRLSPSSSSKDEHGVIRRRLSSLSLNLLNQPSEIASRFPKSKSVSDMGKQVGSSVKEWWEWGWSWILSRKPIFIRDLELNREEAKTIGSQNRGSIMHVFLKLRSQIRSLMGSSSDTLPKYKRQQ